Part of the Dehalococcoidia bacterium genome, CCCCCGCCGGTGTGGCGCCCGCTCCCTAGACCGCGACAGGCGCCGGCTTGATGTACCCGCGCTCCTCCAGGTAGGAGACGATCTTCGCCAGACTCTCCTCGACCGTCTCCCGTTCGGTGTCGACCACGACCTCCGGGTTCAGCGGCTCTTCGTACGGGTCGGAGATGCCCGTGAAGTTCTGGATCTCACCCCGCAGCGCCTTCTCGTACAGGCCCTTGACGTCGCGCCGGGTGAGCTCCTCGATGCTGCACTTTACGTACACCTCGATGAAGTCGCCGATCAGCTCGCGGTTCTTGTCGCGGACCTCGCGATAGGGCGAGATGGCGGCCGTTATGACCGCGACGCCGTTGCGGGACAACAGATGCGCGACGAAGCCGATGCGCAGGATGTTGGTGTCGCGGTCCTCCTTGCTGAAGCCGAGGCCCTTGCTAAGGTTCGTCCGCACCACATCGCCGTCGAGGATCTCGACCTTGTGGCCGCGTTCGCGTAACACTGGCGCCAGCGCCTCCGAGAGCGTGGACTTGCCGGCGCCGGAAAGGCCGGTAAACCAGACTGTGAAGCCTCGGTCAGACAACTCGAATCCTCCGTTGCGTTTCGCTTCAAACAAGCGCCCGGCCGCTGCAGCAGTCGGGCGGGTCCCTCCAGCGCGGCCCAACGCCGCTACAGGACGGGGATGTTGGTCGCCTCGATGACGGTCACGCCGCCGTCCTGAACGTGGATGCCGCACTCCGTCTTGTCGAAGCCCGCCCAGCGGCCGGAACGCGGGTCATCACCCGGCGCCACCGGCTTCGTGCAGTGCGTACAGCCAATGCTGGGATAGTTCTGCTCGTGCAGGATGTTGTAGGGCACGCGGTTGTCGCGTATGTAGTCCCAGACCTGGTCTTCCGTCCAGGCCGCGAGCGGGTTCAGCTTCACCAGCCCGAACTTCTCGTCCCACTCGACGACCCTCACGTCCCGTCGTGTCGCCGACTGGTCTCGCCGGATCCCCGATATCCACGCCGTCTTGCCTTCCAGCGCCCGCTGGTTCGGCTCCACCTTGCGCAGGGCGCAGCAGGCGTCCGGGTCGCGCGCCCAGAGCGCCTCGCCGTACTTCGCCGCCTGCTGCTCGGGCGTCAGCAGCGATTTGTAGCCGATGGCCTTGAAGCCGTACTTGCGCTCGCAGGCGTCACGCAGGGCGTACGTCTCCGGAAAGAGAAAGTCCGTGTCCAGGTAGAACACCTCGACGGACGGGTCGATGGCCATGACCATGTCCAGCAGGACCATGCCCGAAGGGCCGCCAAAGCTGCAGGCGAGCGTGAGGCCCGGCTGGAACTTCTCGACCGCCCAGGCGAGGATCTCGCGCGGCTCTTTGCCCTCGAGTTCGTCGTTCCAGGCGGCGAGAGTCGCCTCGTCGTATGGTCGGTCTGCGGACATCCGGTATTTCCTACTAAGGTGACTGACTTAGTCAAGATTATCGATTGTGAACGCGCGCACTGTCAATCAGGCCGTCCGGCCCTCATTGACCCGGTACGGGTGCCTGCCTAGCATGAGGCGGCGATGGTGAGAGTCGGGGCGCACATCAAGACCGCGGGCGGGCCGCTGACCTGCTTCCAGCG contains:
- a CDS encoding phosphoadenylyl-sulfate reductase — encoded protein: MSADRPYDEATLAAWNDELEGKEPREILAWAVEKFQPGLTLACSFGGPSGMVLLDMVMAIDPSVEVFYLDTDFLFPETYALRDACERKYGFKAIGYKSLLTPEQQAAKYGEALWARDPDACCALRKVEPNQRALEGKTAWISGIRRDQSATRRDVRVVEWDEKFGLVKLNPLAAWTEDQVWDYIRDNRVPYNILHEQNYPSIGCTHCTKPVAPGDDPRSGRWAGFDKTECGIHVQDGGVTVIEATNIPVL
- the cysC gene encoding adenylyl-sulfate kinase, whose amino-acid sequence is MSDRGFTVWFTGLSGAGKSTLSEALAPVLRERGHKVEILDGDVVRTNLSKGLGFSKEDRDTNILRIGFVAHLLSRNGVAVITAAISPYREVRDKNRELIGDFIEVYVKCSIEELTRRDVKGLYEKALRGEIQNFTGISDPYEEPLNPEVVVDTERETVEESLAKIVSYLEERGYIKPAPVAV